A portion of the Bubalus kerabau isolate K-KA32 ecotype Philippines breed swamp buffalo chromosome 1, PCC_UOA_SB_1v2, whole genome shotgun sequence genome contains these proteins:
- the LOC129644775 gene encoding uncharacterized protein LOC129644775, whose amino-acid sequence MEPKTPALSGPCPGHQRLPEELHELNTEFCDESVTYSEVKVRDSSNIQKRKLTRIWKAKESPWCIATVIFALLYLIALALAAFMIAKVNCLEEILNTQQNNKSIVPGRCNTI is encoded by the exons ATGGAACCAAAGACACCAGCTCTGTCCGGCCCCTGTCCTGGTCATCAACGTTTGCCAGAGGAATTGCATGAACTAAATACAG AGTTTTGTGATGAAAGTGTAACATACTCAGAAGTCAAAGTTCGTGATTCttcaaatattcagaaaagaaaactaactaGGATTTGGAAAGCAAAAG AGTCTCCATGGTGCATTGCTACAGTGATATTTGCCTTGCTTTATTTAATTGCTCTTGCACTAGCTGCATTTATGATAGCTAAGG TTAATTGTCTAGAAGAAATTCTGAATACACAGCAAAACAATAAGTCAATTGTGCCTGGACGCTGCAACACAATATAG